A genome region from Corallococcus soli includes the following:
- a CDS encoding phasin family protein encodes MDNNTEAPREKPSVAEAFERIWSQALLAVNTAEEEASRAVQRVASVAGWSQDEVKRQAREFAERLTGHRRDLEHNVEERVRTALSLLKLPRREELQAFGSRLERLSERIQALEHRK; translated from the coding sequence ATGGACAACAACACCGAGGCCCCCCGGGAGAAGCCGTCCGTGGCGGAAGCCTTCGAGCGCATCTGGAGCCAGGCGCTCCTGGCGGTGAACACGGCGGAGGAGGAGGCTTCGCGCGCGGTGCAGCGCGTGGCGTCCGTCGCCGGGTGGAGCCAGGACGAAGTGAAGCGCCAGGCCCGCGAGTTCGCGGAGCGCCTGACGGGGCACCGCCGGGATCTGGAGCACAACGTGGAAGAGCGGGTCCGCACGGCCCTCTCGCTGTTGAAGCTGCCGCGCCGCGAGGAGTTGCAGGCGTTTGGCAGCCGATTGGAGCGCCTCTCCGAGCGCATCCAGGCCCTGGAGCACCGCAAGTGA
- a CDS encoding lytic transglycosylase domain-containing protein produces MSGPAASGGRSLGTRFFAGLHALSSGCSRLPLLAGVALVVSARVVPLLEEPTPPAGVPEHVSQESVSAEAMLIDAVLAKRAPDLGLTLRRRLGQAIDEESRRTGYDPLLVLALIDVESDFEEESVSDKGARGLMQIKPSTLHFLAEKEGLRLSREEVVADPAVCVRLGIRYLRSLQSRFGGDLDMALMAYNAGPTRIRDAMRAGELEKFRRYPRAVRRDFRRFREGHGLGGDWALAQRELPPEPPGATTTAAP; encoded by the coding sequence GTGAGTGGACCCGCCGCCTCGGGCGGCAGGTCGTTGGGAACGCGGTTCTTCGCGGGGCTGCATGCCCTGAGCAGCGGGTGCTCCCGGCTCCCGTTGCTCGCGGGCGTGGCGCTCGTGGTGTCCGCGCGGGTGGTGCCCCTGCTGGAGGAGCCCACCCCTCCGGCTGGCGTTCCGGAGCACGTGTCGCAGGAGTCCGTCTCCGCGGAGGCGATGCTCATCGACGCGGTGCTGGCCAAGCGCGCTCCGGACCTGGGGCTCACGCTGCGCCGGCGTCTGGGGCAGGCCATCGACGAGGAGTCCCGCCGCACCGGGTATGACCCGCTGCTGGTGCTGGCGCTCATCGACGTGGAGTCCGACTTCGAGGAGGAGTCCGTCTCCGACAAGGGCGCCCGGGGCCTGATGCAGATCAAGCCCAGCACGCTGCACTTCCTGGCGGAGAAGGAGGGCCTGCGGCTGTCGCGCGAGGAGGTGGTGGCCGACCCCGCCGTGTGTGTGCGTCTGGGCATCCGCTACCTGCGCTCGCTGCAGAGCCGGTTTGGCGGCGACCTGGACATGGCGCTGATGGCGTACAACGCCGGCCCCACGCGCATCCGGGACGCCATGAGGGCCGGAGAGCTGGAGAAGTTCCGCCGCTACCCCCGGGCCGTGCGGCGCGACTTCCGCCGCTTCCGCGAGGGCCATGGCCTGGGCGGAGACTGGGCGCTCGCGCAGCGGGAGCTGCCGCCCGAGCCTCCCGGCGCGACGACGACCGCGGCGCCCTGA
- a CDS encoding social motility and stimulation tgl protein has product MFTIDERYRGLPASRDQVLALHLSLNTPHVAIPGKQAGPAQAFVVGLRGGQGAGVFVYLYLVEAGDCAVYVSGRRVQSADELREDEDDALGFVESLGFMMDNANWRAVAPAQQDEWLKTLPVFFKEPTLVPAVKARAEEKRNVATNLGRFLAAF; this is encoded by the coding sequence GTGTTCACCATCGACGAGCGTTACCGGGGGCTGCCCGCCAGCCGCGACCAGGTGCTCGCGCTGCACCTGTCCCTCAACACGCCGCACGTGGCCATCCCCGGCAAGCAGGCCGGACCGGCGCAGGCCTTCGTGGTGGGGCTTCGTGGAGGGCAGGGCGCGGGCGTCTTCGTGTACCTGTACCTGGTGGAGGCCGGTGACTGCGCGGTGTACGTGTCCGGGCGACGCGTCCAGTCCGCGGACGAGCTGCGGGAAGACGAGGACGACGCGCTCGGGTTCGTGGAGTCGCTGGGCTTCATGATGGACAACGCGAACTGGCGCGCGGTCGCTCCCGCGCAGCAGGACGAGTGGCTCAAGACGCTGCCCGTCTTCTTCAAGGAGCCCACGCTCGTGCCCGCCGTGAAGGCCCGCGCCGAAGAGAAGCGCAACGTCGCCACCAACCTGGGCCGTTTCCTGGCCGCGTTCTGA
- the tgl gene encoding social motility TPR repeat lipoprotein Tgl — translation MFRIPSACCLAFVLASAGCAHVPTQKEIESSEIHYDLGVQAQQHGHVQDALAEYQKALKQNPGNPEAHNAMGILLHLSFRRLDEAAAHYEKALELRPTFADVRNNLGNLRLDQGRYDEAIQLYEAALNDMQYRFGFSAQGNMGWALYKKGDVANALQNIKAAVTTNPEFCMGFRNLGIIYDETGKTQEACQQFAHYREKCPDVAEAYRREGVCQAKLGNVEAAKAAFAGCEAKAQPTEQVLKDDCRSLLEHL, via the coding sequence ATGTTCCGCATCCCTTCCGCCTGTTGCCTCGCGTTCGTGCTCGCCTCCGCGGGCTGTGCGCACGTCCCCACGCAGAAGGAGATCGAGAGTTCGGAGATCCACTACGACCTGGGCGTGCAGGCCCAGCAGCACGGCCACGTGCAGGACGCGCTCGCGGAGTACCAGAAGGCCCTGAAGCAGAATCCGGGCAACCCGGAGGCCCACAACGCGATGGGCATCCTGCTGCACCTGTCCTTCCGGCGGCTTGACGAGGCCGCGGCCCACTATGAGAAGGCCCTGGAGCTGCGGCCGACGTTCGCCGACGTGCGCAACAACCTGGGCAACCTGCGCCTGGACCAGGGACGCTACGACGAGGCCATCCAGCTGTACGAGGCGGCGCTCAACGACATGCAGTACCGCTTCGGCTTCTCCGCGCAGGGGAACATGGGGTGGGCGCTCTACAAGAAGGGCGACGTCGCGAACGCGCTGCAGAACATCAAGGCGGCGGTGACGACCAACCCGGAGTTCTGCATGGGCTTCCGGAACCTGGGCATCATCTACGACGAGACGGGCAAGACGCAGGAGGCCTGCCAGCAGTTCGCCCACTACCGCGAGAAGTGCCCGGACGTGGCGGAGGCCTACCGCCGCGAGGGCGTGTGCCAGGCGAAGCTCGGGAACGTGGAGGCGGCGAAGGCTGCCTTCGCGGGCTGCGAGGCCAAGGCGCAGCCCACCGAGCAGGTGCTCAAGGACGACTGCCGCTCACTGCTGGAACACCTCTAG